The proteins below come from a single Stutzerimonas stutzeri RCH2 genomic window:
- a CDS encoding 2Fe-2S iron-sulfur cluster-binding protein: MAAFKRFRLFHWLLAGFFVAVYLSGDDAELLHVWLGYGLVALLVMRLLIAPLRLRGVPRLLPAKMQRRNLSLTSFGTWLTFATLLSLALASLLGLGMVDNGDVLAALPGVGPDLFGSASDIDFVGWLGDAEEVHEFFANLALTLVALHIGYVVLFRRTAAWAMLRGPRQPAEPGAPVSVAASEAPAFAALTVIARQAETADAASFSLQVPAELRERFAAQPGQFVTLRVPCSEPPLLRSYSLSKPLGSDGVLRISVRRVPGGRASNWLLDNLQVGQRIDVLPPAGRLVPHDLDGDLLLLGAGSGITPLRAILQAALEQGRGRVFLFYASRDAASLIFAEELADFAARYPERLQLRIWLDAEQGIPSAPAIAAKIGDWPQGEAFVCGPQPFMDGASVALAELDVSSDAIHVERFNTAAPVAPLSELRQPLHSRLQVALDGRRHALDVQQGEVLLDAMEQAGLQPPSACRAGVCAACRCRVVEGSVSMRSNQVLSDQQVRQGWTLACQAVPTSTRLAVEY, translated from the coding sequence GTGGCTGCCTTCAAGCGTTTCCGCCTGTTTCATTGGCTGCTCGCCGGTTTCTTCGTCGCCGTCTACCTCAGTGGCGACGATGCCGAGCTGCTGCACGTCTGGCTGGGCTATGGCCTGGTCGCCCTGCTGGTGATGCGCCTGCTGATCGCGCCGCTGCGTCTGCGTGGCGTTCCGCGTCTGCTGCCGGCAAAGATGCAGCGGCGCAATCTGAGTCTGACTTCGTTCGGCACCTGGCTGACCTTCGCCACGCTGCTCAGTCTGGCGCTGGCCAGTCTTCTCGGCCTGGGTATGGTGGATAACGGTGATGTGCTGGCAGCGCTGCCGGGGGTTGGCCCGGATCTGTTCGGGTCGGCCAGCGACATCGATTTCGTCGGCTGGCTGGGCGATGCCGAGGAGGTTCATGAGTTCTTCGCCAACCTGGCGCTGACCCTGGTCGCGCTGCATATCGGCTATGTCGTGCTGTTCCGCCGCACTGCCGCCTGGGCGATGCTGCGCGGCCCGCGCCAGCCGGCCGAACCGGGTGCGCCGGTGTCGGTCGCCGCTTCCGAAGCGCCGGCATTCGCAGCGCTGACGGTGATCGCGCGCCAGGCCGAAACGGCCGATGCCGCCTCCTTCAGCCTGCAGGTGCCGGCGGAACTGCGCGAGCGTTTCGCCGCGCAACCGGGGCAGTTCGTCACCCTGCGTGTGCCCTGCAGCGAGCCGCCGTTGCTGCGCAGCTATTCGCTGTCGAAACCGCTCGGCAGCGACGGTGTGCTGCGCATCAGCGTGCGCCGCGTGCCTGGCGGGCGGGCCTCGAACTGGCTGCTGGACAACCTGCAGGTGGGCCAGCGCATCGACGTGCTGCCACCGGCGGGCCGTCTGGTGCCGCACGATCTGGATGGCGACCTGCTGTTGCTGGGCGCGGGCAGCGGCATCACTCCGCTGCGGGCGATCCTGCAGGCGGCGCTCGAGCAGGGCCGGGGGCGGGTCTTCCTGTTCTATGCCAGCCGCGATGCCGCCTCGCTGATCTTCGCCGAAGAGCTGGCCGACTTTGCCGCACGCTACCCCGAACGCTTGCAATTGCGTATCTGGCTGGATGCCGAGCAGGGGATACCCAGCGCACCGGCGATCGCCGCGAAGATCGGCGACTGGCCGCAGGGCGAGGCATTCGTCTGCGGACCGCAGCCGTTCATGGACGGCGCCTCGGTGGCGCTCGCCGAGCTGGACGTGTCGAGCGACGCCATTCACGTCGAACGCTTCAATACGGCCGCGCCGGTGGCGCCGCTCAGCGAGCTGCGCCAGCCGCTGCACAGCCGCCTGCAGGTGGCGCTGGATGGCCGCCGGCATGCACTGGATGTGCAGCAGGGTGAAGTGCTGCTGGACGCCATGGAGCAGGCCGGGCTGCAGCCGCCCAGCGCCTGCCGCGCCGGTGTCTGCGCCGCCTGCCGCTGCCGGGTGGTGGAGGGCAGTGTGAGCATGCGCAGCAACCAGGTGCTCAGTGATCAGCAGGTGCGCCAGGGCTGGACGCTCGCCTGCCAGGCCGTACCGACCAGCACCCGGCTGGCGGTGGAGTACTGA
- a CDS encoding NCS2 family permease — MLEKLFQLKAHNTTLRTEVLAGITTFLTMAYILFVNPSILAETGMDHGAVFVATCLAAAIGSAIMGLVANYPIALAPGMGLNAFFTYTVVLTMGYTWQTALGAVFLSGVIFFGLSIFKIREWIIHSIPLALRAGIAAGIGLFLAIIALKNAGIVVDNPATLVGLGDLSAGGTLLACLGFFLIAALAYRQVTGAVMIGILVVTGLSILLGLSQLNGVVSMPPSLAPTFMQLDIMGALDIGLISVIFAFLFVDLFDTSGTLIGVAQKADLLDKDGKMPRLGRALLADSTATMAGAALGTSTTTSYIESAAGTAAGGRTGLTACVVALLFLLSLFFAPLAGAVPAYATAPALLFVAVLMMSSLANIDWDDLTVAAPVVVAALAMPLTFSIANGIAFGFIAWTAIKLLAGRWRELSPAMWILSALFVVKLGWFAG; from the coding sequence ATGCTGGAAAAGCTATTTCAACTCAAGGCGCACAACACCACGCTGCGCACCGAGGTCCTGGCCGGTATCACCACCTTCCTGACGATGGCCTACATCCTCTTCGTCAACCCGAGCATCCTCGCCGAAACCGGCATGGATCACGGCGCGGTGTTCGTCGCCACCTGCCTGGCCGCAGCCATCGGCTCGGCGATCATGGGCCTGGTTGCCAACTACCCGATCGCGCTGGCGCCGGGCATGGGCCTGAACGCCTTCTTCACCTACACCGTCGTGCTGACCATGGGTTACACCTGGCAGACCGCGCTGGGGGCGGTGTTCCTCTCCGGCGTGATCTTCTTCGGCTTGTCGATCTTCAAGATTCGCGAGTGGATCATCCACAGCATTCCGCTGGCCCTGCGTGCCGGCATCGCCGCGGGTATCGGCCTGTTCCTGGCGATCATCGCGCTGAAGAACGCCGGCATCGTCGTCGACAACCCCGCCACTCTGGTCGGCCTGGGTGACCTCAGCGCCGGCGGCACGCTGCTGGCCTGCCTGGGCTTCTTCCTGATCGCCGCGCTGGCCTATCGCCAGGTCACCGGTGCGGTGATGATCGGCATTCTGGTGGTTACCGGCCTGTCGATCCTGCTCGGCCTGTCGCAGCTCAACGGCGTGGTGTCGATGCCGCCGTCGCTGGCGCCGACCTTCATGCAGCTGGACATCATGGGCGCGCTGGATATCGGCCTGATCAGCGTGATCTTCGCCTTCCTCTTCGTCGACCTGTTCGACACCTCCGGCACCCTGATCGGCGTGGCGCAAAAGGCCGACCTGCTGGACAAGGACGGCAAGATGCCGCGCCTGGGCCGCGCCCTGCTGGCCGATAGCACCGCGACCATGGCCGGCGCGGCGCTGGGTACCTCGACCACCACCAGCTACATCGAATCCGCCGCCGGTACCGCTGCCGGTGGCCGCACCGGCCTGACCGCCTGCGTGGTCGCCCTGCTGTTCCTGCTCAGCCTGTTCTTCGCCCCGCTGGCCGGCGCCGTGCCGGCCTACGCCACCGCCCCGGCGCTGCTGTTCGTCGCCGTGCTGATGATGAGCAGCCTGGCCAACATCGACTGGGACGACCTCACCGTCGCCGCGCCGGTCGTGGTTGCCGCGCTCGCGATGCCGCTGACTTTCTCCATCGCCAACGGCATCGCCTTCGGCTTCATCGCCTGGACGGCGATCAAGCTGCTCGCCGGCCGCTGGCGCGAGCTGAGCCCGGCGATGTGGATTCTCTCGGCACTGTTCGTGGTCAAGCTGGGCTGGTTCGCCGGCTGA
- the trmA gene encoding tRNA (uridine(54)-C5)-methyltransferase TrmA, giving the protein MPLPKLDPAQYETQLAEKAARLVELLAPFDAPAPEVFDSPREHYRLRTEFRLWREDGQRHYAMFEQGDKHKAILIDDFPIASRRINELMPQLKAAWQASEVLSFKLFQVEFLTTLAGDALITLAYHRPLDEAWQAEAEQLAANLGVSLVGRSKGKRIVIGRDYVEEALVVAGRTFRYRQPEGAFTQPNGEVCQKMLNWAFEALGERDDDLLELYCGNGNFTLPLATRVRRVLATEISKTSVNAALANIADTGIDNIELVRLSAEELTQALNEVRPFRRLADIDLKSYDFGSVFVDPPRAGMDPDTCELTRRFERILYISCNPETLAQNIAQLADTHRIERCALFDQFPYTHHMESGVLLVRR; this is encoded by the coding sequence ATGCCGCTGCCCAAGCTCGACCCCGCCCAATACGAAACCCAGCTCGCCGAGAAAGCCGCCCGGCTGGTGGAACTGCTGGCGCCGTTCGATGCACCGGCACCAGAAGTCTTCGACTCGCCGCGCGAGCATTACCGCCTGCGCACCGAATTCCGACTGTGGCGCGAGGATGGCCAGCGCCATTACGCGATGTTCGAGCAGGGCGACAAGCACAAGGCCATTCTGATCGACGACTTCCCCATCGCCAGCCGTCGCATCAATGAGCTGATGCCACAACTGAAAGCCGCCTGGCAGGCGTCGGAAGTGCTCAGCTTCAAGTTGTTCCAGGTCGAATTCCTCACCACCCTGGCCGGCGATGCGCTGATCACCCTCGCCTACCACCGCCCACTGGACGAGGCCTGGCAGGCCGAAGCCGAGCAGCTCGCCGCCAACCTCGGCGTCAGCCTGGTCGGCCGCTCGAAGGGCAAGCGCATCGTCATCGGTCGTGATTACGTTGAGGAAGCGCTGGTGGTCGCCGGGCGAACCTTCCGCTATCGCCAGCCCGAGGGCGCCTTCACCCAGCCCAACGGCGAGGTCTGCCAGAAGATGCTGAACTGGGCCTTCGAGGCGCTCGGTGAGCGCGACGACGACCTGCTCGAGCTCTACTGCGGCAACGGCAACTTCACCCTGCCGCTGGCCACTCGCGTGCGCCGCGTGCTGGCCACCGAGATCAGCAAGACTTCGGTCAACGCCGCGCTGGCCAATATCGCCGACACCGGCATCGACAACATCGAGCTGGTGCGTCTTTCCGCCGAGGAGCTGACGCAGGCGCTGAACGAGGTGCGGCCGTTCCGCCGCCTGGCCGACATCGACCTGAAGAGCTACGACTTCGGCAGCGTTTTCGTCGACCCGCCGCGCGCCGGCATGGACCCGGACACCTGCGAGCTGACCCGCCGCTTCGAGCGCATCCTCTACATCTCCTGCAACCCGGAAACCCTGGCGCAGAACATCGCCCAGCTGGCCGACACCCACCGCATCGAGCGCTGCGCGCTGTTCGACCAGTTCCCCTATACCCACCACATGGAATCCGGGGTGCTGCTGGTTCGCCGGTGA
- a CDS encoding DJ-1 family glyoxalase III, whose product MSKRVLIPIADGSEDLEAVTLIDVLRRAEFEVLVASAEERRMLTCARGTRITADAMLLDVLAQDFDLIVLPGGMPGAKTLGELEPLAERVRQQARAGLDFAAICAAPAVALHPYGVLKGRQVTCYPGMSDNLTGTHFLDQPVVVDGNCITSQGPATALEFALTLVERLAGRGKRREVADAMLVPATTN is encoded by the coding sequence ATGAGCAAACGAGTCCTGATTCCGATCGCCGACGGTTCCGAAGACCTGGAGGCCGTCACCCTGATCGACGTGCTGCGCCGCGCCGAGTTCGAGGTACTGGTGGCCAGTGCCGAAGAGCGGCGCATGCTGACCTGCGCGCGCGGCACGCGGATCACCGCCGACGCCATGCTGCTCGACGTGCTGGCGCAGGATTTCGACCTGATCGTGCTGCCCGGCGGCATGCCCGGGGCGAAAACACTTGGAGAACTGGAACCGCTGGCCGAGCGCGTACGCCAGCAGGCCCGTGCCGGGCTCGATTTCGCCGCGATCTGCGCCGCGCCGGCGGTGGCGCTGCACCCCTACGGCGTGCTCAAGGGCCGTCAGGTGACCTGCTACCCGGGCATGAGCGACAACCTCACCGGCACGCATTTCCTTGACCAGCCGGTGGTGGTGGACGGCAACTGCATCACCAGCCAGGGCCCGGCGACCGCCCTGGAGTTCGCGCTGACCCTGGTGGAGCGTCTGGCCGGTCGCGGCAAGCGCCGCGAAGTAGCCGACGCCATGCTGGTGCCGGCAACGACGAACTAA
- a CDS encoding rhodanese-like domain-containing protein has translation MATYCGSGYRASIAASILKREGFRHVVNVPGSWIAWQQHDLPVEKGGTNG, from the coding sequence GTGGCGACCTACTGCGGCAGCGGCTACCGCGCCTCGATTGCCGCCAGCATCCTCAAGCGCGAGGGCTTCCGCCACGTGGTGAACGTGCCCGGCTCATGGATCGCCTGGCAGCAACATGATCTGCCGGTGGAGAAAGGCGGCACCAACGGGTAA
- a CDS encoding DUF1924 domain-containing protein — protein sequence MKTHWIVLACCLSLPALAETEHPLLPGYAAQARQENPAFAGFSAERGQALYVAEEQRSGKTMSCTSCHTTDPRQAGKTPAQRKVDPLAPVANPKRFTDLAKVEKWFRRNCDDVFARECTAQEKGDFISWITGLK from the coding sequence ATGAAAACCCACTGGATCGTCCTGGCCTGCTGCCTGAGCCTGCCGGCGCTGGCCGAAACCGAACACCCACTGCTGCCCGGCTACGCCGCCCAGGCCCGCCAGGAAAATCCCGCCTTCGCCGGCTTTTCCGCCGAGCGCGGCCAGGCGCTGTACGTCGCCGAGGAGCAGCGCAGCGGCAAGACCATGAGCTGCACCAGCTGCCACACCACGGACCCGCGCCAGGCCGGCAAGACGCCCGCGCAGCGCAAGGTCGACCCGCTGGCACCGGTGGCCAACCCGAAGCGTTTCACCGATCTCGCCAAGGTCGAGAAATGGTTCCGCCGCAACTGCGACGACGTTTTCGCCCGCGAATGCACTGCGCAGGAGAAGGGCGATTTCATCAGCTGGATCACTGGCTTGAAGTAG
- a CDS encoding XdhC family protein: MDSVDLAVLRRARDWLRDGHPVVLYTVLETWGSAPRPIGSLLALRGDGRVEGSVSGGCVEDDLLARVMADQPPQACQLITYGVSKEESARFGLPCGGTLRLLQEPLREAGWIDELLRRCAGHERLLRCVDIASGDVTLQTAGRDAALQFDGHTLRAPFGPAWRLLLIGAGQLSRYVADLAHGLGFEVLICDPREGYAHDWDAATVRFVPGMPDDAVLAIEADAHTAIVALTHDPRLDDMALLTALQSEAFYVGALGSRANSEKRKARLLSLGLGERQVQRLHGPIGLPIGSRTPAEIALSLMAEVVALKNGALVSQALPEQRCA; this comes from the coding sequence ATGGACAGTGTCGATCTGGCGGTACTGCGACGGGCCCGCGACTGGCTGCGTGACGGTCATCCCGTGGTGCTCTACACCGTGCTGGAAACCTGGGGCAGCGCGCCGCGCCCGATCGGCTCGCTGCTGGCGCTACGCGGCGACGGCCGCGTCGAAGGCTCGGTGTCCGGCGGCTGCGTCGAGGATGATCTGCTCGCGCGGGTCATGGCCGACCAGCCACCGCAGGCTTGCCAGCTGATCACCTACGGCGTGAGCAAGGAAGAGTCCGCGCGTTTCGGTCTGCCCTGCGGCGGTACGCTGCGCCTGTTGCAGGAGCCATTGCGCGAAGCCGGATGGATCGATGAGCTGCTGCGGCGCTGCGCCGGGCACGAGCGGCTGCTGCGCTGCGTGGATATCGCCAGTGGTGATGTAACGCTGCAAACCGCCGGCCGCGACGCCGCGCTGCAGTTCGACGGGCATACCCTGCGCGCACCATTCGGCCCGGCCTGGCGCCTGCTGCTGATCGGCGCCGGGCAGCTGTCGCGCTATGTCGCCGACCTGGCACATGGCCTCGGCTTCGAGGTACTGATCTGCGACCCGCGCGAAGGCTATGCCCACGACTGGGATGCGGCGACGGTGCGCTTCGTCCCCGGCATGCCGGACGATGCCGTGCTGGCCATCGAAGCGGATGCGCACACCGCCATCGTCGCGCTGACCCACGATCCACGACTGGACGACATGGCGCTGCTCACCGCGCTGCAGTCCGAAGCCTTCTACGTCGGCGCGCTGGGCTCGCGGGCCAACAGCGAAAAGCGCAAGGCGCGCCTGCTCTCGCTGGGCCTCGGCGAGCGGCAGGTGCAGCGGTTGCACGGCCCCATCGGCTTGCCCATCGGCAGCCGTACACCGGCGGAAATCGCGCTGTCCTTGATGGCCGAGGTGGTGGCGCTGAAAAACGGCGCCCTGGTCAGCCAGGCGTTGCCGGAACAGCGCTGTGCCTGA